Proteins encoded in a region of the Acidimicrobiales bacterium genome:
- a CDS encoding glycosyltransferase, protein MDSVSIGVPVWNGERYLETCVASLLDQTRPPDEIVISDNASTDGTGRIAAGLAAGEPSVRVVHHDVNIGAAGNFNTILDHVEADLFAWCPHDDVWSPGLLDQLAAAHHDTDVAVSYGNARHIDELGEDAGAPVAAIWTDAADPVDRLAELLADPIHSHLHVCNPILGLMRRTLLLETGLIRPFGGSDKVLIVEMAFRGRLAPVQAPFLRRVHASSSVRANPDSESRQRWFDPSAKGPALPESRLLGALWTAVGDAPLDGRQTRRARTLLARWAATGRRPLVVAGEARRWAAWRLATASRRRPFSSGGDGAS, encoded by the coding sequence ATGGACTCGGTGAGCATCGGGGTGCCCGTCTGGAACGGCGAGCGCTACCTCGAGACCTGTGTGGCGTCCCTGCTCGACCAGACCCGCCCGCCCGACGAGATCGTCATCTCCGACAATGCCTCCACCGACGGCACCGGGCGAATCGCCGCCGGCCTGGCCGCCGGCGAGCCGTCGGTGCGGGTCGTGCACCACGACGTCAACATCGGGGCGGCCGGAAACTTCAACACCATTCTCGATCACGTGGAAGCCGACCTGTTCGCCTGGTGCCCCCACGACGACGTCTGGTCCCCCGGGCTTCTCGACCAGTTGGCGGCTGCCCACCACGACACCGACGTCGCCGTGAGCTACGGAAACGCCCGCCACATCGACGAACTCGGCGAGGACGCGGGAGCACCGGTGGCCGCCATCTGGACCGATGCCGCCGACCCGGTCGATCGCCTCGCCGAGCTCCTGGCCGACCCGATCCACAGCCACCTCCACGTCTGCAATCCAATCCTCGGACTCATGCGCCGGACACTCCTGCTCGAAACGGGTCTGATCCGGCCGTTCGGCGGGTCGGACAAGGTGCTCATCGTGGAGATGGCATTCCGAGGTCGACTCGCCCCGGTCCAAGCACCCTTCCTGCGCCGCGTCCATGCCTCGTCGTCAGTGCGGGCCAACCCCGACAGCGAGTCGCGCCAGCGCTGGTTCGATCCCTCGGCCAAGGGCCCCGCTCTCCCCGAGTCTCGCCTTCTGGGAGCGCTGTGGACGGCCGTGGGCGACGCGCCACTCGACGGCCGTCAGACCCGGCGCGCTCGCACCCTGCTGGCCCGGTGGGCCGCCACCGGACGCCGCCCGCTCGTGGTCGCGGGCGAGGCCCGCCGGTGGGCCGCGTGGCGGTTGGCGACGGCGAGCCGGCGCCGACCGTTCAGCTCTGGAGGAGACGGAGCGAGTTGA
- a CDS encoding acyltransferase yields the protein MVSVGYRAYRGYGRVRDKVASLMVRGAFESFGAHSVLAHPVRLSGVEHIRIGSGVYIGASSWLQVIDDPSSTGKRSEVVIDIADDVRMSGMCVISGATEIRIEKGALLARNVYVADHGHAFADGDKAIHEQGIDSIAPVRIGAGAWLGQNVVLLPGADVGRQSIVGANSVVRGVIPDRAIAVGAPARVVRTIDDA from the coding sequence ATGGTTAGCGTCGGCTATCGCGCCTATCGCGGCTACGGCCGCGTGCGGGACAAGGTCGCGTCGCTGATGGTACGCGGTGCCTTCGAGTCCTTCGGAGCACACAGCGTGCTCGCGCATCCGGTCCGGCTGAGCGGCGTCGAGCACATCCGGATCGGCTCGGGCGTGTACATCGGTGCGAGTTCCTGGCTCCAGGTGATCGACGACCCGTCGTCCACCGGGAAGCGGTCCGAGGTCGTGATCGACATCGCTGACGACGTTCGAATGTCGGGCATGTGCGTCATCTCCGGCGCGACCGAGATCCGAATCGAGAAGGGCGCGCTTCTCGCCCGCAACGTCTACGTGGCCGACCACGGCCATGCGTTCGCCGATGGCGACAAGGCGATCCACGAGCAGGGCATCGACTCGATCGCACCCGTACGAATCGGCGCGGGCGCATGGCTCGGCCAGAACGTCGTTCTCCTGCCCGGAGCCGATGTCGGTCGACAGAGCATCGTCGGCGCCAACTCGGTCGTGCGCGGCGTCATCCCGGATCGAGCGATCGCCGTCGGGGCCCCCGCCCGCGTCGTGCGCACCATCGACGACGCATGA
- a CDS encoding lipopolysaccharide biosynthesis protein: MTSIRSSVGWNALSLGGRQGLRVVTSLVLAGVLGQENFGIVGMATVYVTFVVIFVQFGFGTALVQKPELTDGDIGAATRLSLGSGLMVAVLTLFVAPLIADFYRTDELTDVLRVLSVLVMLKALAIVPSSLLMREMRFRPLAAAEVAGSVAGAIVGITWAVTTKSYWAIVGQFIVTDAVTLVGILLVERRRRWQTSRADILELSGFGGKLLATNMLNFVSGNGDNVVVGRVEGPIPLADYSLSYRVLSLPLQVVGQTVARTILPTFSRLQHDRPAVADLYYRSQRAIAALVTGPLIVVALAADDAIPWAFGEEWSSAVTATQWIAVAGILRLVLGNAGATMVAMGHPGRQFWWSLVTTVASTIGFIVGVQWGIEGVAASIVILGVPLGLLGVVLVGRLIPVTPWGTLVRLVPIGLAGVTLLGIWWVAAGPTDDLPVVLALIIRCSVTSVAYLGLIAMIPAIRHDVTRMLRRLPPTDATIPAEPQETT; the protein is encoded by the coding sequence ATGACCAGTATCCGTTCGTCGGTCGGCTGGAACGCGCTGTCGTTGGGGGGCCGCCAGGGACTCCGGGTGGTCACGTCTCTCGTGCTCGCCGGTGTCCTCGGTCAGGAGAACTTCGGCATCGTCGGCATGGCGACGGTCTACGTCACGTTCGTCGTGATCTTCGTGCAGTTCGGTTTCGGCACCGCGCTCGTCCAGAAGCCGGAGCTCACCGACGGCGACATCGGTGCGGCCACTCGGCTGTCGCTCGGCAGTGGTCTGATGGTCGCAGTGCTCACGCTGTTCGTCGCTCCGCTGATCGCCGACTTCTACCGCACCGACGAACTCACTGACGTCCTGCGCGTCCTGTCGGTCCTCGTCATGCTCAAGGCGCTCGCAATCGTGCCGTCGAGCCTGCTCATGCGCGAGATGCGCTTCCGGCCACTCGCGGCCGCGGAGGTCGCGGGCTCGGTGGCCGGGGCGATCGTCGGCATCACATGGGCGGTGACCACCAAGTCCTACTGGGCGATCGTCGGACAGTTCATCGTGACCGACGCCGTCACTCTCGTCGGGATCCTCCTCGTCGAGCGCCGGCGGCGATGGCAGACCAGCCGAGCGGACATCCTCGAGCTCTCCGGATTCGGGGGGAAGCTGCTCGCCACGAACATGCTCAACTTCGTGTCCGGCAACGGCGACAACGTCGTGGTCGGGCGGGTCGAGGGTCCGATACCGCTCGCCGACTATTCGCTCTCCTACCGGGTGCTCTCGCTTCCTCTCCAGGTCGTCGGCCAGACCGTCGCCCGCACCATTCTCCCCACGTTCTCGCGGCTGCAACACGACCGACCCGCCGTGGCCGACCTCTACTACCGGAGCCAGCGCGCCATCGCCGCCCTGGTCACCGGTCCGCTGATCGTCGTCGCACTCGCGGCCGACGACGCCATCCCATGGGCCTTCGGCGAAGAGTGGTCGAGTGCCGTCACCGCCACGCAGTGGATCGCCGTGGCCGGCATCCTGCGCCTCGTGCTCGGCAACGCCGGCGCGACCATGGTCGCGATGGGCCATCCCGGCCGCCAGTTCTGGTGGTCGCTGGTGACGACGGTCGCATCGACCATCGGCTTCATCGTCGGCGTCCAATGGGGTATCGAGGGCGTCGCGGCCTCGATCGTGATCCTCGGGGTACCGCTCGGACTGCTGGGCGTCGTGCTCGTGGGCCGGCTGATTCCGGTCACGCCGTGGGGCACTCTCGTGCGCCTTGTCCCGATCGGTCTCGCCGGCGTCACCCTGCTCGGCATCTGGTGGGTCGCCGCCGGCCCGACCGACGACCTCCCCGTCGTCCTGGCCCTGATCATCCGATGCAGCGTCACATCGGTCGCCTATCTCGGTCTCATCGCGATGATTCCGGCGATCCGCCACGATGTGACCCGCATGCTGAGACGCCTTCCACCGACCGACGCCACCATCCCGGCCGAACCGCAAGAGACCACATGA
- a CDS encoding glycosyltransferase has product MILATVGAQMPFPRLVSALDDWARANPAVEMLVQIGDQDPPPASVPHIALLDPETLRDRIRDAELTVAHAGMGTIITCLELGAPLVIFPRDGDQRETRNNHQIDTARRFGERDGIWVADDAAALHRLLDDRAELRAGTPTSPQTSPRLIAAIREFIDG; this is encoded by the coding sequence ATGATCCTCGCAACGGTCGGCGCGCAGATGCCGTTCCCCCGGCTGGTCTCCGCGCTCGACGACTGGGCACGCGCCAACCCCGCCGTCGAGATGCTGGTGCAGATCGGCGACCAGGACCCGCCGCCGGCGTCGGTCCCCCACATCGCCCTGCTCGATCCCGAGACCCTTCGTGACCGCATCCGTGATGCGGAGCTCACGGTGGCCCACGCCGGCATGGGCACCATCATCACCTGTCTCGAGCTGGGCGCACCGCTCGTGATCTTTCCCCGCGACGGCGACCAACGCGAGACCCGCAACAACCACCAGATCGACACGGCCCGCCGCTTCGGTGAACGAGACGGGATCTGGGTCGCCGACGATGCCGCCGCGCTGCATCGACTTCTCGATGACCGAGCCGAACTGCGAGCCGGCACTCCCACTTCACCGCAGACCTCCCCCCGGCTGATCGCCGCGATACGGGAGTTCATCGATGGTTAG
- a CDS encoding PKD domain-containing protein, translating to MIRRVAPALVVLAVVAAACGSEAPPRPALADGIVVNNEPIIVIPNQSVAIDLDGDGVETVTLSAADSFDPDPGGEIVEYHWTRGLDELAVTPELTEQFDVGEHIVTVSVLDDGGLTDIRSTVVRVLEPYTGTPESPDIDLWQGSEIGTGEAVAQRWFDVLGNVSDPDGIDSLVYSLNGAVPESLSFGPNSRRLVREGDFVIDILRSDLLEGVNTVEIRAVDKLGEATIALVQIDNVTPENPAARDLPLTVDWSEQELQGLVEIVDGNWRIEGEEVVIDDSAAGYDRLLAIGDTSMADFDVTTTVTPVALLENVGPFSNTPGFGYLLRWTGHSNSTTPNSQPLQGFRPDDTGNVAPIGGFSFYTFDGADGRLEMQDQAGEVKTFDESVQVRVGSSYRFRAQVQSYPGGAVYRAKLWSVGAGEPGWQVSSVAGQGTTEPPSGSLVLVAHEMTVRFGAVEISPIAAADRLTIDEVNSLRLLQS from the coding sequence ATGATCCGACGGGTCGCTCCTGCGCTCGTCGTTCTCGCGGTGGTCGCCGCCGCGTGCGGTAGCGAGGCCCCGCCCCGGCCCGCGCTGGCCGACGGGATCGTCGTCAACAACGAGCCGATCATCGTGATCCCCAACCAGTCCGTGGCGATCGATCTCGACGGCGACGGGGTGGAGACGGTCACGTTGAGCGCCGCAGATTCCTTCGATCCTGATCCCGGCGGCGAGATCGTGGAGTACCACTGGACCCGCGGCCTCGATGAGCTCGCCGTCACGCCTGAACTGACCGAGCAGTTCGATGTGGGCGAGCACATCGTCACGGTGTCGGTGCTCGACGACGGTGGTCTCACCGACATCAGGTCGACGGTCGTTCGAGTGCTCGAACCGTACACCGGCACCCCTGAGAGCCCAGACATCGACCTGTGGCAGGGCAGCGAGATCGGCACCGGAGAAGCGGTCGCACAGCGTTGGTTCGACGTGCTCGGAAACGTGTCGGATCCGGATGGGATCGATTCGCTCGTCTACAGCCTCAACGGTGCCGTTCCCGAGAGTCTCTCGTTCGGTCCCAACAGCCGTCGCCTGGTGCGCGAGGGCGATTTCGTGATCGACATTCTGCGATCGGATTTGCTCGAGGGTGTCAACACCGTCGAGATCCGTGCGGTCGACAAGCTCGGCGAGGCGACCATCGCGCTGGTGCAGATCGACAACGTGACACCAGAGAACCCTGCCGCTCGCGACCTGCCGCTCACCGTGGACTGGTCCGAGCAGGAATTGCAAGGGCTCGTCGAGATCGTCGACGGCAACTGGAGGATCGAAGGCGAAGAGGTGGTGATCGACGATTCGGCCGCCGGCTATGACCGCCTGCTGGCGATCGGCGATACGAGCATGGCCGACTTCGATGTGACCACCACGGTCACGCCCGTCGCCTTGCTGGAGAACGTCGGGCCCTTCTCGAACACGCCGGGGTTCGGCTACCTCCTGCGCTGGACCGGCCACAGCAACTCGACCACACCGAACTCGCAGCCGCTCCAGGGATTCCGCCCCGACGACACGGGCAACGTCGCCCCGATCGGGGGCTTCTCCTTCTACACCTTCGACGGTGCGGACGGTCGCCTCGAAATGCAGGACCAAGCGGGTGAGGTCAAGACCTTCGACGAGAGCGTTCAGGTGCGAGTAGGCAGCAGCTATCGCTTCCGTGCCCAGGTGCAGTCCTACCCCGGTGGTGCCGTCTACCGCGCCAAGCTCTGGTCGGTAGGGGCGGGAGAACCCGGATGGCAGGTGAGCTCTGTGGCCGGCCAGGGCACCACCGAGCCGCCGAGCGGCAGCCTCGTGCTCGTCGCCCACGAGATGACGGTGCGGTTCGGTGCGGTGGAGATCTCGCCGATCGCCGCCGCCGATCGTCTCACCATCGACGAAGTCAACTCGCTCCGTCTCCTCCAGAGCTGA
- a CDS encoding glycosyltransferase family A protein — MSNTSEPEIAVVIPAYNRAATLGRAIESVLGQTRPPTEIVIVDDGSTDATAAVAAAYGPTVRVTTIENSGPAIARNVGVNATSAPWIAFLDSDDYWLPGHLSRIADAIAGTDGAANVYFADTSRPTAERNDASLYELADFTADDPWTLVDDATEWVIRPRQPTMLQSSVFARPAWDAVDGLWPELRSRHDTHVFLRLGIGGTMCAVAGVGCQMTDDDTSGNRQMDAMGTRSRRYWHHTVALYGDVLRRQGDALDTAQRRTLAVRLARGHLSLAKHDLRSHPIDGARHLVAAVRADRRTAFAPVLRRLPGGIRWTR, encoded by the coding sequence ATGAGCAACACATCCGAACCCGAGATCGCCGTCGTCATTCCTGCCTACAACCGCGCCGCCACACTCGGACGGGCGATCGAGAGCGTCCTCGGCCAGACCCGCCCGCCGACCGAGATCGTCATCGTCGACGACGGCTCGACCGACGCCACCGCGGCCGTCGCCGCCGCCTACGGACCGACGGTACGAGTGACGACCATCGAGAACTCCGGACCGGCGATCGCGCGAAACGTAGGGGTCAACGCCACTTCCGCGCCATGGATCGCCTTTCTCGACAGCGACGACTACTGGCTTCCCGGTCACCTCAGCCGTATCGCCGACGCAATCGCCGGCACCGACGGCGCGGCGAACGTCTACTTCGCCGACACCAGCCGGCCCACCGCCGAGCGCAACGACGCGTCGCTCTACGAGTTGGCCGACTTCACCGCCGACGACCCGTGGACGCTCGTCGACGACGCAACCGAATGGGTCATCCGTCCCCGCCAGCCGACGATGCTGCAATCATCGGTTTTCGCCCGCCCGGCATGGGATGCCGTCGACGGACTGTGGCCCGAACTCCGCTCGCGCCACGACACTCACGTCTTCCTTCGGCTCGGCATCGGAGGGACCATGTGCGCGGTCGCCGGCGTGGGCTGCCAGATGACCGACGACGACACGAGCGGCAACCGCCAGATGGATGCAATGGGCACCCGCTCGCGGCGCTACTGGCACCACACCGTGGCACTCTACGGGGACGTCCTTCGCCGCCAAGGCGACGCACTCGACACGGCCCAGCGCCGGACGCTGGCGGTCCGGCTCGCCCGCGGCCACCTCTCCCTGGCGAAGCACGACCTCCGCAGCCATCCGATCGACGGGGCCCGCCACCTCGTCGCGGCCGTGCGCGCCGATCGGCGCACTGCGTTCGCACCGGTGTTGCGCCGTCTCCCCGGAGGAATCCGATGGACTCGGTGA